One part of the Brienomyrus brachyistius isolate T26 unplaced genomic scaffold, BBRACH_0.4 scaffold71, whole genome shotgun sequence genome encodes these proteins:
- the timm23b gene encoding mitochondrial import inner membrane translocase subunit Tim23, whose product MDNNAPKTGASRGGFGSLFGGSSPEYSNSELAGVPLTGMSPLSPYLNVDPRFLTQDSDEFILPTGASNTRGRFELAFFTIGGSCITGATFGALNGLRMGLVETRDMAWSKPRNVQILNLVTRQGAMWANTLGSLALLYSAFGVVIEKARGAEDDLNTVAAGTLTGMLYKSTGGLRGAARGGLAGLAMSGLYALYNNWDHLRGSTPSRY is encoded by the exons ATGGATAACAACGCACCAAAGACTGGAGCATCCCGGGGTGGTTTTGGCAGTCTTTTCGGAGGCTCATCACCCGAGTATTCAAACAGTGAACTCGCCGGGGTACCAC TAACAGGAATGAGCCCCCTGTCACCATACCTGAATGTTGATCCCAGATTCCTTACACAA GACAGTGACGAGTTCATCCTGCCCACCGGAGCCAGCAACACCCGTGGCCGCTTTGAGCTGGCCTTCTTCACCATCGGGGGCAGCTGTATCACTG GTGCCACTTTCGGGGCGCTGAATGGACTGAGGATGGGTTTGGTGGAGACCCGTGACATGGCCTGGTCCAAGCCCCGCAATGTACA GATCCTGAACCTGGTCACTCGGCAGGGAGCCATGTGGGCGAACACGCTTGGCTCTCTAG CCCTGCTGTACAGTGCGTTCGGGGTGGTGATCGAGAAGGCACGGGGGGCCGAGGATGACCTCAACACGGTGGCTGCAGGGACACTCACGGGCATGCTGTACAAATCCACAG GTGGGCTGCGTGGGGCAGCCCGTGGCGGCCTGGCGGGCCTGGCCATGTCGGGACTCTACGCCCTCTACAACAACTGGGACCATCTCCGCGGGAGCACCCCAAGCCGCTACTGA